The Brasilonema sennae CENA114 genome includes a region encoding these proteins:
- a CDS encoding XisI protein — protein MDTLDSYRQITEKILSEYAAVPYAYGEIQTEVVFDRKNDRYLLVNVGWDGDRRVHGCIIHIDIINNKLWIQRDGTQHGIAKDLTEAGIPENHIVLGFREPELRQYTGYAVA, from the coding sequence ATGGATACCCTAGACAGCTATAGACAGATTACTGAAAAAATTCTCTCTGAATATGCTGCTGTTCCTTACGCTTACGGCGAGATTCAAACCGAAGTCGTCTTTGATCGCAAGAACGACCGATATTTGCTGGTGAATGTGGGATGGGATGGCGATCGCCGAGTTCACGGTTGTATTATTCACATCGACATTATCAACAACAAACTCTGGATTCAGCGGGATGGTACTCAACACGGTATTGCCAAAGATTTGACAGAAGCTGGAATCCCCGAGAACCACATTGTCTTAGGATTTCGAGAGCCTGAACTCAGGCAGTATACAGGATATGCTGTGGCGTAG
- a CDS encoding element excision factor XisH family protein, with protein sequence MPSRDIYHNTVKNALLKDGWTITHDPLKLEMGKKDLYVDLGAEQLIAAEKEKSKIAVVIKSFVGRSDIDDLEKALGQYILYNDILSEKEPERVLYLAIRNGVYIDLFEEPIGKLLLSKGRVKLIVFDPSMEVILKWIP encoded by the coding sequence ATGCCTTCACGCGATATTTATCATAACACTGTTAAAAATGCTCTGCTCAAAGATGGATGGACAATAACCCACGATCCTCTAAAACTTGAGATGGGTAAAAAAGATTTATATGTTGACTTGGGAGCAGAACAACTCATCGCTGCTGAGAAAGAAAAGTCTAAAATAGCAGTCGTAATTAAAAGTTTTGTTGGTCGCTCTGATATCGATGATTTAGAAAAGGCGCTGGGGCAGTATATTCTCTACAATGATATTCTTTCAGAAAAAGAACCAGAACGAGTTTTATACCTTGCTATCCGCAATGGAGTTTACATAGACCTGTTTGAAGAACCAATTGGTAAACTGTTATTAAGCAAAGGTCGTGTCAAGCTGATTGTGTTTGATCCTAGCATGGAGGTAATTCTCAAATGGATACCCTAG
- a CDS encoding type II toxin-antitoxin system VapC family toxin — translation MQTTDNPVFIDMNILVYANLALSPFHLQATERLQAIEEQGIELWISRQTLREYLAAMTRKGDLTGEIPVSSLVEDVRYFSNRFRLAEDNLHVTERLLTLMEEITIGGKQVHDANIVATMLVYGIPQLLTHNTGDFARFSELITVLPLQE, via the coding sequence ATGCAAACGACTGATAACCCTGTCTTCATCGACATGAATATTTTGGTTTATGCCAATTTAGCTTTGTCACCGTTTCACTTACAAGCTACGGAACGACTTCAAGCTATAGAAGAACAGGGAATTGAACTATGGATCAGTCGCCAAACTCTCAGGGAATATTTAGCAGCTATGACAAGGAAAGGTGACTTAACTGGAGAAATTCCTGTTTCTTCCCTAGTGGAAGACGTGCGGTATTTCTCCAACCGCTTTCGGTTAGCTGAAGATAACTTGCATGTGACTGAAAGGTTGTTGACGTTGATGGAAGAAATTACCATTGGTGGCAAGCAGGTACATGATGCGAATATTGTCGCCACAATGCTAGTTTACGGTATTCCTCAGCTGTTAACTCATAACACTGGAGATTTTGCGAGATTTTCTGAGTTAATTACTGTGCTGCCTTTACAAGAGTAG